One region of Syntrophobacter fumaroxidans MPOB genomic DNA includes:
- a CDS encoding cobyrinate a,c-diamide synthase, which yields MNRKQAFMIAGTQSGCGKTTVAVGVMAAMKSRGFQVQPFKVGPDFIDPGFHTRICGTESRNLDGWMLSRSYNRALFGRLLGEADVAVVEGVMGLYDGYDGLTEAGSSAEMAKWLDIPVVLVVDARSMARSAAALIKGFRDFDPMLSLAGVIFNRIGGEGHLEYLKEAMSTGIPDVPVLGGIPREEIIRIPERHLGLVTVDETPLDRTWRDTLVDLVERNVDLDLVLSRSTCREGFPERFGPEKRRSDPVRPVLIAVPRDAAFCFYYPDNLELLRRAGAELHLFSPVAGETFPKGVGGVYLGGGYPELFAERISECRIFLESLRSGAKSGMPIHAECGGLMTLGRFIDTVDGKRFPMAGLLPFGTRMLSRRKALGYTEVVLREPCLLGEPGTAVRGHEFHYSEITDDGDSSGLRFAYELRARKHQAARSEGYMTGSVLASYVHLHWGSEPSVPEAFVRRCGEYLGRTCV from the coding sequence ATGAACAGAAAGCAAGCCTTCATGATTGCCGGAACGCAGAGCGGCTGCGGCAAAACCACCGTCGCCGTCGGCGTCATGGCGGCCATGAAAAGCCGCGGGTTTCAGGTCCAACCCTTCAAGGTGGGGCCCGACTTCATCGATCCCGGGTTCCACACTCGAATTTGCGGGACGGAGTCGCGCAACCTGGATGGATGGATGCTCAGCAGGTCCTACAACCGGGCGCTTTTCGGCAGGCTCCTCGGGGAGGCGGACGTGGCCGTCGTCGAGGGAGTGATGGGGCTCTACGATGGATACGACGGGCTGACGGAAGCGGGAAGCAGCGCCGAAATGGCCAAGTGGCTGGACATCCCCGTGGTACTGGTGGTGGACGCGCGCAGCATGGCACGCAGCGCGGCGGCGCTGATCAAGGGCTTCCGGGATTTCGACCCGATGCTTTCGCTGGCTGGAGTCATATTCAACCGGATCGGGGGAGAAGGCCACCTGGAATACCTGAAGGAAGCGATGTCGACGGGCATCCCGGACGTCCCCGTGTTGGGCGGCATCCCCAGGGAGGAGATCATCCGGATTCCGGAGCGGCACCTCGGGCTGGTGACGGTCGATGAAACCCCTCTTGATCGGACCTGGCGGGATACGCTGGTCGATCTCGTGGAGCGCAACGTGGACCTCGACCTGGTCCTGTCGCGGTCCACGTGCCGGGAAGGATTTCCCGAGCGCTTCGGTCCTGAAAAGAGACGCTCCGATCCGGTGCGGCCCGTACTTATTGCAGTGCCCCGCGATGCCGCTTTCTGCTTCTACTACCCGGACAACCTGGAACTGCTGAGGCGTGCCGGTGCCGAGCTGCATTTGTTCTCGCCGGTTGCGGGGGAGACCTTCCCGAAGGGGGTTGGAGGGGTTTATCTCGGGGGAGGATACCCCGAGCTTTTCGCCGAACGGATTTCCGAATGCCGCATCTTCCTGGAATCCCTGCGGAGCGGGGCGAAGTCGGGCATGCCGATTCATGCGGAGTGCGGCGGCCTCATGACGCTCGGCCGATTCATCGACACGGTGGACGGAAAAAGATTTCCCATGGCCGGCCTGCTGCCCTTCGGCACACGAATGTTGAGCAGACGTAAGGCACTGGGGTATACTGAAGTGGTTTTGAGGGAACCCTGCCTGCTGGGAGAGCCGGGTACGGCCGTTCGGGGACATGAATTTCATTACTCGGAAATCACCGATGACGGGGACTCTTCCGGCCTGCGATTCGCTTATGAGCTGCGGGCGCGCAAGCACCAGGCGGCTCGCTCCGAAGGGTACATGACGGGCTCCGTGCTTGCGAGCTACGTCCATCTGCACTGGGGAAGCGAGCCGTCGGTCCCGGAGGCTTTCGTTCGCCGGTGCGGGGAGTATCTGGGACGAACTTGCGTTTAG
- a CDS encoding UvrD-helicase domain-containing protein has translation MRAKGAVFGALSDAEQRARSLDPSGSFHLEAPAGSGKTFLLTARFLRLLGLVEHPQQILAMTFTNKAASEMRERVCRYLQRAKRGERPEAEPDGELLDAAAKALARHQAHEPLLMGGELLRIQTFHSFCHALAAQAPLEAGIAPGSTLMAEPEQTFFLREVIDDTLREVALRRPEDPCRTALESRLLYLNNSWWLLAAEMEGLMQRREVLYDLTAALDRTRTEDYAARAVRELVEVELRALRGAFAGSPLGKAWGSFIEDLENRGASAGTELPRPVPGATWEELPQWRRIADALLTKAGAPRKSFGPASGFYSGFGKTPWCNLVRELEGDTADRLHRIRELPVKEASRPDAETLFDLILLLHAIIEAYDERCRSRRLLDFSALEMAALRLFDQVRPSDLQLLLDHRVRHVLVDEFQDTSRQQWRLLRHLFEGWEAGDAKTLFVVGDPKQSIYAFRKAEVMLFTEAKNGLPIDEHRRLPLESLVLSTNFRSQPHLIQWANGLFGQTVMRDPRPEIDEVPFIPSVASPATRPVECPEPPELALFNGWPAPAAARRREAEWLARNVWEETRESPDTRIGVLLFARTHLATYLEAFQRWKVPVQVAEGLKLLERPEVKYLRQLCRALVLPHDDLAWASQLHSPWLVLGFDDLYAVSLETGDSWVEKIRSFAQKDERVAGFWNGLEAARRHLGHEPLADVMEIAWLDLGGARIVSQRWGGRGLACCRRFFQLIREAETHEPVETLRRLEELLENAYEPVDPETARSGVSVMTVHRAKGLEFDSVYLPFLDWNPVVRQRSSQQPYLLERVPGSGELFLLAAHPDRLKGEPDPLFSWLARLQADRAWGEAKRLFYVAVTRSRTRLHLSGVVPLRKSSEELIFPPKCPLAWLNEHFDFSESPGAQGFSLPEGSEGGEVPAAWRREWSAGGDALRVLVEPAPSKPPAGAAETYEPVEIHPAAFERERPLFRITSPSSLALPYDEEEGEEDFEPSAPWESPETLPRLRGTLVHRLLADFACGRKLPSIEAIRSRLGREGMDAEGAGETARSVLAEVERCLEDPWLSPCFALPPDLLFVEYSLESLHDPRELLSGKIDLAAYLDGRWRLIDYKTSRGKAGESAETLCRRELERYAPQLAAYRQMWARLRGVEEGEVEIYVYLTAFNLHRKSAD, from the coding sequence ATGCGTGCAAAGGGGGCAGTCTTCGGAGCACTGTCCGATGCCGAACAACGTGCGCGGTCTCTCGATCCGTCCGGGAGCTTTCATCTCGAAGCCCCGGCCGGTTCCGGCAAGACGTTCCTGCTCACCGCCCGTTTCCTGCGTCTGCTCGGCCTGGTGGAACACCCGCAGCAGATCCTGGCCATGACGTTTACCAACAAGGCCGCGAGCGAAATGCGGGAAAGGGTGTGCCGATATTTGCAGCGCGCGAAGCGCGGCGAGCGTCCCGAGGCCGAGCCGGACGGCGAACTGCTCGATGCCGCCGCGAAGGCACTGGCACGCCACCAAGCCCACGAACCGCTCCTCATGGGAGGCGAGTTGCTGCGCATTCAGACCTTCCATTCGTTCTGCCATGCGCTGGCGGCCCAGGCCCCCCTCGAAGCGGGCATCGCACCCGGCTCGACCCTGATGGCGGAGCCGGAGCAGACCTTTTTCCTCCGGGAAGTGATCGACGATACACTGCGGGAGGTTGCGCTCCGCCGGCCTGAGGATCCCTGCCGCACGGCCCTGGAAAGCCGGCTGCTCTACCTGAACAATTCCTGGTGGCTGCTGGCCGCGGAGATGGAGGGCCTGATGCAACGCCGGGAGGTCCTCTACGACCTGACGGCGGCACTTGACCGAACGCGGACCGAGGACTACGCCGCACGGGCCGTCCGGGAGCTGGTTGAAGTCGAGCTCAGGGCGTTGCGCGGCGCGTTTGCAGGGAGCCCTCTGGGGAAGGCCTGGGGTTCCTTTATCGAGGATCTCGAAAACCGGGGAGCCTCGGCCGGCACGGAGCTTCCCCGCCCGGTGCCCGGGGCGACGTGGGAAGAACTGCCCCAGTGGCGGCGCATTGCCGATGCGCTGCTCACGAAAGCCGGTGCGCCGAGGAAGAGCTTCGGTCCTGCGAGCGGTTTCTATTCAGGGTTCGGGAAAACGCCATGGTGCAACTTGGTCCGGGAACTGGAGGGAGATACCGCCGACCGGCTGCACCGCATCCGGGAACTCCCCGTCAAGGAGGCATCCAGGCCGGATGCGGAGACGCTCTTCGACCTCATTCTCCTGCTTCACGCGATCATCGAGGCCTATGACGAACGCTGCCGCAGCCGCCGGCTCCTCGATTTTTCGGCCCTTGAAATGGCGGCCCTGAGGTTGTTCGACCAGGTCCGGCCCTCAGACCTCCAGCTTCTGCTCGATCACCGGGTAAGGCACGTGCTCGTGGACGAATTCCAGGATACGAGCCGTCAGCAGTGGCGACTGCTGCGGCACTTGTTCGAAGGCTGGGAGGCCGGCGACGCAAAAACGCTGTTCGTGGTGGGCGATCCGAAACAGTCGATCTATGCGTTCCGCAAGGCAGAGGTGATGCTGTTCACCGAAGCCAAGAACGGATTGCCCATCGACGAACACCGACGGCTTCCGCTGGAGTCGCTCGTTCTCAGCACCAATTTCCGCTCTCAGCCTCACCTCATCCAATGGGCCAACGGGCTGTTCGGACAAACGGTAATGAGAGACCCCAGGCCGGAGATCGATGAAGTCCCGTTCATTCCGTCCGTTGCTTCCCCCGCCACCCGCCCGGTGGAATGCCCGGAACCTCCGGAGCTGGCGCTCTTCAACGGCTGGCCGGCTCCGGCCGCGGCGCGGCGGCGGGAGGCGGAGTGGCTGGCCCGGAACGTCTGGGAGGAAACCAGGGAAAGTCCGGACACGCGAATCGGTGTCCTGCTGTTTGCGAGAACGCACCTGGCGACCTACCTGGAAGCCTTTCAACGCTGGAAAGTTCCCGTCCAGGTGGCCGAGGGGCTGAAGCTCCTGGAACGCCCGGAGGTGAAGTATCTCCGGCAGCTGTGCCGCGCCCTGGTGTTGCCCCATGACGATCTCGCCTGGGCTTCGCAGCTTCACAGTCCCTGGCTGGTGCTGGGGTTCGACGATCTTTACGCCGTTTCCCTCGAAACCGGGGATTCCTGGGTCGAGAAGATCCGGTCCTTTGCACAGAAGGACGAACGGGTTGCGGGCTTCTGGAATGGCCTGGAGGCGGCCAGACGGCATCTCGGCCACGAACCGCTCGCGGATGTCATGGAAATCGCCTGGCTCGACCTGGGCGGCGCGCGCATCGTTTCGCAACGCTGGGGCGGCCGCGGCCTGGCATGCTGCCGTCGCTTCTTTCAGCTGATCCGGGAGGCGGAAACGCACGAACCGGTCGAGACACTCCGGCGCCTCGAAGAGCTCCTGGAAAACGCATACGAGCCGGTGGACCCGGAAACGGCGCGATCCGGGGTGTCGGTCATGACGGTGCACCGCGCCAAGGGCCTGGAATTCGATTCCGTGTACCTGCCGTTTCTGGATTGGAACCCGGTCGTTCGGCAGAGAAGCTCCCAGCAGCCGTATCTGCTCGAACGCGTGCCGGGATCGGGCGAGCTTTTCCTGCTCGCAGCCCACCCCGACCGGCTGAAGGGGGAGCCCGATCCGCTCTTTTCGTGGCTTGCGCGCCTGCAGGCGGATCGCGCGTGGGGGGAGGCGAAACGTCTCTTCTACGTGGCGGTGACGCGATCCCGAACCCGGCTCCACTTGAGCGGCGTTGTTCCCCTGAGGAAGAGCAGCGAAGAGTTGATTTTTCCGCCAAAGTGTCCCCTTGCATGGCTGAACGAGCATTTCGACTTCTCCGAATCGCCTGGGGCTCAAGGCTTCTCACTTCCCGAGGGTTCCGAAGGCGGGGAGGTCCCTGCCGCCTGGCGTCGGGAATGGAGCGCCGGGGGGGACGCGCTTCGGGTTCTCGTCGAACCGGCGCCGTCGAAGCCTCCCGCCGGCGCAGCGGAAACGTACGAACCGGTGGAGATTCACCCGGCGGCGTTCGAGCGCGAGCGGCCCCTCTTCAGAATCACCAGCCCGTCGTCGCTCGCACTCCCGTACGACGAAGAAGAGGGCGAGGAGGATTTTGAGCCCTCCGCTCCGTGGGAATCTCCGGAAACCTTGCCGCGTCTTCGAGGCACCCTCGTCCATCGTTTGCTGGCGGATTTTGCCTGCGGGCGGAAACTGCCCTCCATCGAGGCGATCCGTTCCCGGCTCGGCAGGGAAGGGATGGATGCCGAGGGGGCGGGGGAGACGGCCCGTTCCGTCCTGGCGGAAGTGGAGCGCTGTCTTGAGGACCCCTGGCTCAGTCCGTGCTTCGCTCTTCCCCCGGACCTGCTTTTCGTCGAATATTCCCTGGAGAGTCTCCATGATCCCCGGGAACTCCTCTCGGGCAAAATCGACCTCGCGGCGTATCTCGACGGCAGATGGCGCCTGATCGACTACAAGACCTCTCGCGGGAAGGCCGGGGAATCGGCGGAAACGCTCTGCCGGAGGGAGTTGGAGCGCTATGCTCCCCAGTTGGCGGCGTATCGTCAAATGTGGGCCCGGCTCAGAGGCGTCGAAGAAGGGGAAGTGGAGATTTACGTTTACCTGACCGCATTCAACCTGCACCGGAAGTCGGCGGATTAG
- a CDS encoding Hsp20/alpha crystallin family protein — protein sequence MAVIRWYDRPESTPRAGQAMERLQREVNRIFSDFSGRGGSLRAAVFPPINVSEDEENLYIRAELPGIQAADMEVSVEGDALMIRGERKLDKTGEGVNYHRREREGGSFRRIVALPVRIDPEGVSAVCRNGVLSIVLPKAREALPKQITVKSD from the coding sequence ATGGCAGTGATCCGCTGGTACGATCGCCCTGAATCCACTCCTCGGGCGGGCCAGGCGATGGAGCGGTTACAGAGGGAAGTGAACCGTATTTTCTCGGATTTTTCCGGCCGGGGAGGATCTCTGCGGGCCGCGGTTTTTCCGCCCATCAACGTGAGCGAGGACGAGGAGAACCTGTACATCCGCGCCGAGCTCCCGGGGATTCAGGCCGCGGACATGGAAGTCTCCGTCGAAGGGGATGCCCTGATGATTCGAGGCGAACGCAAGCTGGACAAGACCGGGGAGGGTGTCAATTACCATCGCCGGGAACGGGAGGGCGGCAGTTTTCGCCGCATCGTGGCATTGCCTGTCAGGATCGATCCCGAGGGCGTCAGCGCGGTCTGCCGGAACGGAGTCCTCTCGATCGTCCTGCCCAAGGCGCGGGAAGCGCTCCCCAAACAGATCACAGTCAAATCCGACTGA
- a CDS encoding Hsp20/alpha crystallin family protein, with translation MTEKEMQAREKVEHKAEGESTRDLPLFIPAVDIYESDDALTLVADMPGVSAENVTIDVRDNQLTVRGSIDLPDTKERLLAQEYEIGDYYRQFALGRTIDQARIEAAIKDGVLTLTLPKADINKPRKITVKTG, from the coding sequence ATGACCGAAAAGGAAATGCAGGCCAGAGAAAAGGTTGAGCACAAGGCGGAAGGAGAGAGCACCCGCGATCTGCCGCTTTTCATTCCCGCCGTGGACATTTACGAATCGGACGACGCACTCACCCTCGTCGCCGATATGCCCGGAGTCTCCGCGGAAAACGTCACCATCGACGTGCGCGACAATCAACTCACCGTTCGCGGCTCGATCGATCTCCCGGACACAAAGGAGCGCCTGCTCGCCCAGGAATACGAAATTGGAGATTACTACCGCCAGTTCGCGCTGGGAAGAACCATAGACCAGGCCAGGATAGAAGCCGCGATAAAGGATGGGGTCCTGACCCTGACCTTGCCCAAGGCCGACATCAACAAGCCGCGCAAGATTACCGTCAAAACCGGGTGA
- a CDS encoding radical SAM protein yields MASFEQGPIRPPSEAGSLLLRFTRNCPWNKCTFCPVYKRREFSRRSLEEIKQDIDAVFEIIEALKKLSFSLGFAGAMNREVLSAVFSDPSHNDCFRHVAYWHIVGNGTVFIQDANSLMLPSPMLIAALQYLRSKVPGITRITSYARSSTLARKRVEDLKEMRAAGLDRIHVGMESGADRVLEFVKKGTTAAQHIEGGRRVIEAGMELSEYIMPGLGGVAMSEEHAVESARVLNAIDPHFIRLRSLRIPPRAPLYKDKAEGRFVPLSDDDVVREIRLFIETLDGIHSTLASDHIMNLLQDVEGRFPQDKPAMLATIDRYLALPLEERQLYRLGRRGGALVSLDDLNDPVMRGRLQLAMKELVQQTGGDLEKLITELADRYI; encoded by the coding sequence ATGGCATCGTTCGAACAGGGCCCCATCAGGCCTCCCAGTGAAGCGGGCAGTCTGCTCCTTCGATTCACCCGGAATTGCCCCTGGAACAAGTGCACGTTCTGCCCGGTCTACAAGCGCAGGGAATTCAGCCGGCGATCCCTCGAGGAAATCAAGCAGGATATCGACGCCGTTTTCGAAATCATCGAGGCGTTGAAAAAGCTCTCCTTTTCCCTCGGGTTCGCCGGGGCAATGAACCGCGAGGTGCTGAGCGCCGTTTTCAGCGATCCTTCTCACAACGATTGCTTCCGCCACGTGGCCTATTGGCACATCGTCGGAAACGGGACCGTCTTCATCCAGGACGCCAACAGCCTGATGCTCCCCTCCCCCATGCTGATCGCCGCCCTGCAGTACCTGAGGAGCAAGGTCCCGGGCATCACCCGTATCACGTCCTACGCCCGCAGCAGCACGCTCGCTCGAAAGCGTGTCGAGGACTTGAAGGAAATGCGGGCCGCCGGTCTCGACCGCATCCATGTGGGCATGGAAAGCGGCGCGGATCGCGTGCTGGAATTCGTCAAGAAGGGCACCACCGCGGCCCAGCACATCGAAGGGGGGCGCAGGGTGATCGAAGCCGGCATGGAGCTCTCCGAATACATCATGCCGGGGCTCGGCGGAGTCGCGATGTCAGAGGAACACGCCGTCGAATCGGCGCGGGTGCTGAACGCCATAGACCCCCATTTCATCCGCCTGCGCAGCCTGCGGATACCGCCGCGCGCGCCGCTTTACAAGGACAAGGCGGAGGGCCGTTTCGTCCCCCTGTCCGACGATGACGTCGTCAGGGAGATACGCCTCTTCATCGAGACCCTGGACGGCATTCACAGCACTTTGGCTTCCGATCACATCATGAATCTGCTTCAGGACGTGGAAGGCAGGTTTCCCCAGGACAAGCCGGCGATGCTCGCGACCATCGACCGCTACCTGGCGCTGCCGCTTGAAGAACGGCAACTTTACAGGCTGGGCCGGCGCGGGGGAGCGCTTGTGTCTCTCGACGATCTGAATGATCCCGTCATGCGGGGAAGGCTTCAACTGGCCATGAAAGAATTGGTGCAGCAGACGGGCGGCGACCTGGAAAAGCTCATCACCGAGCTTGCGGACCGGTATATATAG
- a CDS encoding REP-associated tyrosine transposase, which yields MARSLRIEYPGAFYHVTSRGNERKEVFLDGADRERFLSYLDSATVRYGAQVHLYCLMPNHYHLLVETPLGNLSRIMGHINGAYTTYFNLKHQRPGHLFQGRYKAILVDKDEYVRELSRYIHLNPVRAGISATPGDYRWSSYRAYCGLTHSPTWLNRSLILSLFGSRATRAEAEYRGFVECSKVEDHPGPLMNVLAATIMGSKSFVKSVKERFLEEILPDRELPALSRLLPGPSPKAIRKAVEERYPTDRRKARRISIYLCHRYSGCTLAEIGAEFGIGLSAVTQMSRRVAEAVGEDQSLRESVEELISRLQK from the coding sequence ATGGCGCGTTCACTGCGCATAGAGTATCCCGGAGCATTTTATCATGTGACGTCCAGAGGAAATGAGCGCAAGGAGGTTTTTCTGGACGGAGCGGATCGGGAGCGATTCCTGTCCTACCTGGACTCGGCTACTGTCCGCTATGGAGCGCAGGTCCACCTCTACTGCCTGATGCCAAACCATTACCATCTGCTGGTTGAGACTCCTCTCGGAAACCTGTCGCGGATCATGGGACACATCAACGGAGCCTATACCACCTATTTCAATCTGAAGCACCAGCGTCCCGGGCATTTGTTTCAGGGTCGTTATAAAGCTATCCTCGTCGACAAAGACGAATATGTACGGGAGCTTTCGCGTTACATCCACCTCAACCCCGTCCGTGCCGGGATCTCCGCGACGCCTGGCGACTACAGGTGGTCGAGCTATCGGGCCTACTGCGGTCTGACGCATTCGCCTACGTGGCTCAACCGGAGTCTCATTCTGTCCCTGTTCGGATCGAGGGCTACGAGGGCCGAGGCAGAATACCGGGGTTTCGTGGAGTGCTCCAAAGTGGAAGATCATCCCGGCCCTCTAATGAATGTGCTGGCGGCAACGATCATGGGAAGCAAATCGTTCGTGAAATCGGTCAAAGAGCGATTTCTTGAAGAAATCCTTCCGGATCGTGAATTGCCCGCCTTGTCCCGACTCCTTCCCGGGCCTTCTCCGAAGGCGATTCGCAAAGCCGTGGAAGAAAGGTATCCAACTGACCGCCGGAAGGCTCGACGGATAAGCATCTACCTTTGCCATCGGTACAGCGGGTGCACTCTGGCTGAAATCGGGGCTGAATTCGGGATCGGGCTTTCGGCGGTCACTCAGATGAGCCGGCGGGTCGCGGAGGCCGTAGGGGAGGACCAGAGCCTGCGAGAGTCGGTGGAGGAACTGATATCAAGACTCCAAAAGTGA
- a CDS encoding biotin transporter BioY, with the protein MLARDLQRTVYASLLAALVAVSAYLPIPIGPVPIILQNIFILLAGLLLGSRWGLISMCIYLLVGAIGIPVFTGGKGGLAHFMGPTGGYLVGYACCAYVTGFIAERGRSSLGRDILAVTAGDLMLFVFGVPWLMVVTGMTLEKALLAGMLPFLPGDAVKAAAAVVLAKALRPVVNRQMETVAS; encoded by the coding sequence ATGCTCGCAAGGGACCTGCAGAGGACCGTATACGCCTCACTCCTGGCCGCCCTGGTTGCCGTCTCCGCCTACCTCCCGATTCCCATCGGACCGGTGCCCATCATTTTGCAGAACATATTCATTCTGCTCGCCGGATTGCTGCTCGGCAGCCGTTGGGGACTCATCAGCATGTGCATCTACCTGCTGGTCGGCGCCATCGGAATACCCGTCTTCACCGGAGGAAAGGGGGGCCTGGCGCACTTCATGGGACCGACGGGCGGCTACCTGGTGGGCTACGCCTGTTGCGCCTACGTCACGGGGTTCATCGCCGAGCGGGGCAGGTCGAGCCTTGGGCGGGACATCCTGGCGGTCACGGCGGGCGATCTGATGCTCTTCGTCTTCGGGGTCCCATGGCTCATGGTGGTGACCGGAATGACCCTGGAAAAAGCGCTGCTCGCGGGCATGCTCCCGTTTCTGCCGGGAGACGCGGTCAAGGCCGCCGCGGCGGTGGTACTGGCAAAGGCGCTGCGCCCGGTGGTGAATAGGCAGATGGAAACGGTTGCATCATGA
- a CDS encoding energy-coupling factor ABC transporter ATP-binding protein: MIEIKDLRYSYPDGTEALKGVTLTVEAGEFMLICGPNGSGKTTLIRHLNGLLRPRSGSVCVDGLDTSRHEREVLQRVGMVFQDADSQIVGETVREDVAFGPENLRLDPEEIDRRVTEALERVGLEKLADKPCHLLSGGEKRRVAVAGVLALRPRVLVFDEPFANLDYPGVQQVLQEILKLHADGHTVIVSTHDVEKVIAHVNRIAILFDGELKALGRPDTILPELAAHHIRPPCFSLLGERMISWLGD, encoded by the coding sequence ATGATCGAAATCAAGGACCTTCGCTATTCCTATCCGGATGGAACGGAAGCGCTGAAAGGCGTCACTCTGACCGTCGAGGCCGGTGAGTTCATGCTGATCTGCGGCCCGAACGGCAGCGGCAAGACGACGCTCATCCGGCACCTGAACGGTCTGCTCCGGCCCCGGTCCGGCAGCGTGTGCGTGGACGGGCTGGACACCTCCCGCCACGAGAGGGAAGTGCTGCAGCGGGTGGGCATGGTGTTCCAGGACGCCGACAGCCAGATCGTGGGCGAGACGGTCCGGGAGGACGTGGCGTTCGGCCCGGAAAATCTCAGGCTGGACCCCGAAGAAATCGACCGTCGGGTGACCGAGGCCCTTGAGCGGGTTGGCCTCGAAAAGCTTGCGGACAAACCCTGTCATCTGCTTTCGGGAGGGGAGAAGCGCCGCGTGGCGGTTGCGGGCGTACTGGCCCTGCGCCCGCGCGTCCTCGTGTTCGATGAGCCCTTTGCCAACCTCGATTACCCCGGCGTGCAGCAGGTGCTGCAGGAAATCCTGAAGCTTCACGCCGACGGCCACACCGTCATCGTATCCACTCACGACGTGGAGAAGGTCATCGCCCACGTTAACCGTATTGCGATCCTGTTCGACGGAGAATTGAAAGCTCTCGGCCGCCCCGACACCATCCTGCCGGAACTGGCCGCCCACCACATCCGCCCCCCCTGTTTCAGCCTGCTCGGAGAAAGGATGATTTCATGGCTGGGCGACTGA
- a CDS encoding energy-coupling factor transporter transmembrane component T family protein: MAGRLIFHFTPGDSALHRWDARCKFAGLLVISIGLLYMDVPGLSLFTAAFAVSLPLSRLPWKEFLRDLRLWGLFLLFIFCLQAVSLSGREPSVLPWLTVTKPGLVLAFLSCWRLALILCYATLFTAVTRPHDLQDALVWIMKPFPFLPARRIALMVSLTLRFLPLIMDHGEEVRLAGRSRLAHQRRNLLERIKYFALPLFRKSLLRADQMALALAARGYDEDLPARMGGIPARHLFGLAFLAALVVFFAGPVPDILAKEFLDFMEEVRRTAA, from the coding sequence ATGGCTGGGCGACTGATATTCCACTTCACCCCCGGCGACTCGGCGCTCCACCGTTGGGACGCCCGATGCAAGTTCGCCGGCCTCCTGGTCATATCCATCGGCCTGCTCTACATGGACGTTCCGGGCCTGAGCCTTTTCACGGCGGCGTTTGCGGTTTCCCTGCCCCTGTCGCGCCTCCCCTGGAAGGAATTCCTCAGGGATTTGCGCCTGTGGGGGCTGTTTCTGCTCTTCATCTTCTGCCTGCAGGCGGTTTCCCTGTCCGGGCGGGAGCCGTCGGTGCTTCCGTGGCTCACAGTGACCAAGCCCGGGCTTGTCCTGGCGTTCCTCTCCTGCTGGCGTCTTGCGCTCATACTCTGCTACGCGACCCTGTTCACCGCCGTGACCCGCCCCCACGATTTGCAGGACGCGCTGGTGTGGATCATGAAGCCGTTCCCTTTCCTGCCCGCGCGACGCATCGCGCTGATGGTGAGCCTCACCCTGCGCTTCCTGCCGCTCATCATGGACCACGGCGAGGAGGTCCGGCTGGCGGGTCGATCCCGGCTGGCGCACCAGCGCAGGAATCTTCTGGAACGCATCAAGTATTTCGCCCTGCCCCTGTTTCGCAAATCCCTGCTCCGAGCCGACCAGATGGCACTGGCGCTGGCGGCCCGCGGCTACGACGAAGACCTGCCGGCCCGCATGGGCGGAATCCCCGCCCGCCATTTGTTCGGCCTGGCATTCCTCGCCGCCCTCGTGGTCTTTTTTGCCGGCCCCGTTCCCGACATTCTCGCCAAAGAGTTTCTGGATTTCATGGAAGAGGTTCGAAGAACCGCCGCGTAG